From the Sebastes fasciatus isolate fSebFas1 chromosome 3, fSebFas1.pri, whole genome shotgun sequence genome, one window contains:
- the LOC141764826 gene encoding uncharacterized protein LOC141764826 isoform X3, translating to MCFLTPFNLLLVSKMQVVSGGQSLWIYTLIFTSLQLWGRLSASTSPPNLPIPKLDVHSRSEGSVVLVCRAPGGQRGLQFMLYRDTTRVDSQEPQSGAREVQFTVTVKDSVQRLCCLYKGQDGRYSAFSPYLWLESTRDTAPTRSMPSLPPPVLSVNPSTGVVKPGDMLSFSCSLPLLSQAQPQSSHNNNPVTFLLLRAAERTGPTSVILQPPASQVSNPEPQPGVFSVGPVRKGEEGEYTCLYQITKETGLVNSTVSNTVQITISDGLPVPTLVLQQETDVWHLLCTGSPAYPGAMFSLYLADHEHPVTTHHATMINHQISFPVPVQDTPVALYQCQYDVLLGEKWSHSERSLPLAVTNGADLRLYSDLSDVDWPLVLGSFSAVVLFLCSVALVVVVAHRKVKAAAEKKKKREEAQFWTQVHSKDHVVDLTLRRPSFTSQERASVDSTTETASRSPLWNSHSTFTTPIHPSH from the exons ATGTGCTTTCTTACTCCATTCAATCTTCTTCTGGTGTCAAAGATGCAGGTTGTTAGTGGTGGACAATCACTTTGGATATACACTCTGATATTCACTTCTCTACAACTCTGGG GAAGACTTTCAGCCTCCACTTCCCCTCCCAATCTTCCCATACCTAAACTAGACGTCCATTCGAGGTCAGAGGGCTCAGTGGTTCTGGTCTGCCGGGCCCCAGGGGGCCAGCGAGGGCTTCAGTTCATGTTGTACCGAGACACAACAagg GTTGACTCTCAGGAGCCGCAGTCTGGTGCTCGGGAGGTTCAGTTCACTGTGACGGTGAAGGATTCAGTCCAACGCTTGTGCTGTCTGTACAAAGGCCAGGATGGTCGTTACAGCGCGTTCAGTCCCTATTTGTGGCTGGAGTCCACAAGAG ATACTGCCCCCACTCGCTCCatgccctctctccctcctccagtCCTGTCCGTCAATCCCTCTACCGGTGTGGTAAAACCTGGGGACATGCTGTCCTTCAGCTGCTCACTCCCTCTCCTGTCCCAGGCTCAGCCCCAGTCCAGCCATAACAACAACCCAGTGACCTTCCTTTTGCTGAGGGCCGCTGAGCGAACAGGGCCGACATCTGTTATCCTCCAGCCTCCGGCCAGTCAGGTATCGAACCCTGAACCCCAGCCAGGAGTCTTCTCCGTGGGACCAGTGAGGAAGGGAGAGGAGGGCGAGTACACCTGTCTCTACCAGATCACCAAGGAAACGGGATTGGTTAATTCAACCGTCAGCAACACGGTTCAAATCACTATTTCAG ATGGGTTGCCAGTTCCCACCCTTGTCCTCCAGCAGGAGACGGACGTGTGGCACTTGCTCTGCACGGGGTCTCCCGCGTACCCCGGCGCCATGTTCTCCCTCTACCTGGCTGATCATGAACATCCTGTTACCACTCACCACGCCACCATGATCAACCATCAGATCTCCTTCCCAGTGCCTGTCCAGGACACTCCAGTGGCGTTGTACCAGTGCCAGTATGATGTCCTACTGGGAGAGAAATGGAGCCACTCTGAGCGCAGCCTCCCTTTGGCTGTAACCAATGGTGCAGATTTACGGTTGTACT CAGATCTGTCCGATGTGGACTGGCCTCTCGTACTGGGCTCTTTCTCAGCCGTGGTGTTGTTCCTTTGTTCAGTGGCCCTCGTGGTTGTTGTGGCACACAGGAAAG TAAAAGCAGCAgctgagaaaaagaagaaaag GGAGGAAGCACAGTTCTGGACTCAAGTTCATTCTAAGGACCATGTTGTTG ACCTTACACTCAGACGTCCAAGCTTCACATCTCAG
- the LOC141764826 gene encoding uncharacterized protein LOC141764826 isoform X5 — MCFLTPFNLLLVSKMQVVSGGQSLWIYTLIFTSLQLWGRLSASTSPPNLPIPKLDVHSRSEGSVVLVCRAPGGQRGLQFMLYRDTTREPQSGAREVQFTVTVKDSVQRLCCLYKGQDGRYSAFSPYLWLESTRDTAPTRSMPSLPPPVLSVNPSTGVVKPGDMLSFSCSLPLLSQAQPQSSHNNNPVTFLLLRAAERTGPTSVILQPPASQVSNPEPQPGVFSVGPVRKGEEGEYTCLYQITKETGLVNSTVSNTVQITISDGLPVPTLVLQQETDVWHLLCTGSPAYPGAMFSLYLADHEHPVTTHHATMINHQISFPVPVQDTPVALYQCQYDVLLGEKWSHSERSLPLAVTNGADLRLYSDLSDVDWPLVLGSFSAVVLFLCSVALVVVVAHRKVKAAAEKKKKREEAQFWTQVHSKDHVVDLTLRRPSFTSQERASVDSTTETASRSPLWNSHSTFTTPIHPSH; from the exons ATGTGCTTTCTTACTCCATTCAATCTTCTTCTGGTGTCAAAGATGCAGGTTGTTAGTGGTGGACAATCACTTTGGATATACACTCTGATATTCACTTCTCTACAACTCTGGG GAAGACTTTCAGCCTCCACTTCCCCTCCCAATCTTCCCATACCTAAACTAGACGTCCATTCGAGGTCAGAGGGCTCAGTGGTTCTGGTCTGCCGGGCCCCAGGGGGCCAGCGAGGGCTTCAGTTCATGTTGTACCGAGACACAACAagg GAGCCGCAGTCTGGTGCTCGGGAGGTTCAGTTCACTGTGACGGTGAAGGATTCAGTCCAACGCTTGTGCTGTCTGTACAAAGGCCAGGATGGTCGTTACAGCGCGTTCAGTCCCTATTTGTGGCTGGAGTCCACAAGAG ATACTGCCCCCACTCGCTCCatgccctctctccctcctccagtCCTGTCCGTCAATCCCTCTACCGGTGTGGTAAAACCTGGGGACATGCTGTCCTTCAGCTGCTCACTCCCTCTCCTGTCCCAGGCTCAGCCCCAGTCCAGCCATAACAACAACCCAGTGACCTTCCTTTTGCTGAGGGCCGCTGAGCGAACAGGGCCGACATCTGTTATCCTCCAGCCTCCGGCCAGTCAGGTATCGAACCCTGAACCCCAGCCAGGAGTCTTCTCCGTGGGACCAGTGAGGAAGGGAGAGGAGGGCGAGTACACCTGTCTCTACCAGATCACCAAGGAAACGGGATTGGTTAATTCAACCGTCAGCAACACGGTTCAAATCACTATTTCAG ATGGGTTGCCAGTTCCCACCCTTGTCCTCCAGCAGGAGACGGACGTGTGGCACTTGCTCTGCACGGGGTCTCCCGCGTACCCCGGCGCCATGTTCTCCCTCTACCTGGCTGATCATGAACATCCTGTTACCACTCACCACGCCACCATGATCAACCATCAGATCTCCTTCCCAGTGCCTGTCCAGGACACTCCAGTGGCGTTGTACCAGTGCCAGTATGATGTCCTACTGGGAGAGAAATGGAGCCACTCTGAGCGCAGCCTCCCTTTGGCTGTAACCAATGGTGCAGATTTACGGTTGTACT CAGATCTGTCCGATGTGGACTGGCCTCTCGTACTGGGCTCTTTCTCAGCCGTGGTGTTGTTCCTTTGTTCAGTGGCCCTCGTGGTTGTTGTGGCACACAGGAAAG TAAAAGCAGCAgctgagaaaaagaagaaaag GGAGGAAGCACAGTTCTGGACTCAAGTTCATTCTAAGGACCATGTTGTTG ACCTTACACTCAGACGTCCAAGCTTCACATCTCAG
- the LOC141764826 gene encoding uncharacterized protein LOC141764826 isoform X1 has translation MCFLTPFNLLLVSKMQVVSGGQSLWIYTLIFTSLQLWGRLSASTSPPNLPIPKLDVHSRSEGSVVLVCRAPGGQRGLQFMLYRDTTRVDSQEPQSGAREVQFTVTVKDSVQRLCCLYKGQDGRYSAFSPYLWLESTRDTAPTRSMPSLPPPVLSVNPSTGVVKPGDMLSFSCSLPLLSQAQPQSSHNNNPVTFLLLRAAERTGPTSVILQPPASQVSNPEPQPGVFSVGPVRKGEEGEYTCLYQITKETGLVNSTVSNTVQITISDGLPVPTLVLQQETDVWHLLCTGSPAYPGAMFSLYLADHEHPVTTHHATMINHQISFPVPVQDTPVALYQCQYDVLLGEKWSHSERSLPLAVTNGTPPPSSTADLSDVDWPLVLGSFSAVVLFLCSVALVVVVAHRKVKAAAEKKKKREEAQFWTQVHSKDHVVDLTLRRPSFTSQERASVDSTTETASRSPLWNSHSTFTTPIHPSH, from the exons ATGTGCTTTCTTACTCCATTCAATCTTCTTCTGGTGTCAAAGATGCAGGTTGTTAGTGGTGGACAATCACTTTGGATATACACTCTGATATTCACTTCTCTACAACTCTGGG GAAGACTTTCAGCCTCCACTTCCCCTCCCAATCTTCCCATACCTAAACTAGACGTCCATTCGAGGTCAGAGGGCTCAGTGGTTCTGGTCTGCCGGGCCCCAGGGGGCCAGCGAGGGCTTCAGTTCATGTTGTACCGAGACACAACAagg GTTGACTCTCAGGAGCCGCAGTCTGGTGCTCGGGAGGTTCAGTTCACTGTGACGGTGAAGGATTCAGTCCAACGCTTGTGCTGTCTGTACAAAGGCCAGGATGGTCGTTACAGCGCGTTCAGTCCCTATTTGTGGCTGGAGTCCACAAGAG ATACTGCCCCCACTCGCTCCatgccctctctccctcctccagtCCTGTCCGTCAATCCCTCTACCGGTGTGGTAAAACCTGGGGACATGCTGTCCTTCAGCTGCTCACTCCCTCTCCTGTCCCAGGCTCAGCCCCAGTCCAGCCATAACAACAACCCAGTGACCTTCCTTTTGCTGAGGGCCGCTGAGCGAACAGGGCCGACATCTGTTATCCTCCAGCCTCCGGCCAGTCAGGTATCGAACCCTGAACCCCAGCCAGGAGTCTTCTCCGTGGGACCAGTGAGGAAGGGAGAGGAGGGCGAGTACACCTGTCTCTACCAGATCACCAAGGAAACGGGATTGGTTAATTCAACCGTCAGCAACACGGTTCAAATCACTATTTCAG ATGGGTTGCCAGTTCCCACCCTTGTCCTCCAGCAGGAGACGGACGTGTGGCACTTGCTCTGCACGGGGTCTCCCGCGTACCCCGGCGCCATGTTCTCCCTCTACCTGGCTGATCATGAACATCCTGTTACCACTCACCACGCCACCATGATCAACCATCAGATCTCCTTCCCAGTGCCTGTCCAGGACACTCCAGTGGCGTTGTACCAGTGCCAGTATGATGTCCTACTGGGAGAGAAATGGAGCCACTCTGAGCGCAGCCTCCCTTTGGCTGTAACCAATG GaactcctcctccatcatcaaCAG CAGATCTGTCCGATGTGGACTGGCCTCTCGTACTGGGCTCTTTCTCAGCCGTGGTGTTGTTCCTTTGTTCAGTGGCCCTCGTGGTTGTTGTGGCACACAGGAAAG TAAAAGCAGCAgctgagaaaaagaagaaaag GGAGGAAGCACAGTTCTGGACTCAAGTTCATTCTAAGGACCATGTTGTTG ACCTTACACTCAGACGTCCAAGCTTCACATCTCAG
- the LOC141764826 gene encoding uncharacterized protein LOC141764826 isoform X4 has translation MCFLTPFNLLLVSKMQVVSGGQSLWIYTLIFTSLQLWGRLSASTSPPNLPIPKLDVHSRSEGSVVLVCRAPGGQRGLQFMLYRDTTREPQSGAREVQFTVTVKDSVQRLCCLYKGQDGRYSAFSPYLWLESTRDTAPTRSMPSLPPPVLSVNPSTGVVKPGDMLSFSCSLPLLSQAQPQSSHNNNPVTFLLLRAAERTGPTSVILQPPASQVSNPEPQPGVFSVGPVRKGEEGEYTCLYQITKETGLVNSTVSNTVQITISDGLPVPTLVLQQETDVWHLLCTGSPAYPGAMFSLYLADHEHPVTTHHATMINHQISFPVPVQDTPVALYQCQYDVLLGEKWSHSERSLPLAVTNGTPPPSSTDLSDVDWPLVLGSFSAVVLFLCSVALVVVVAHRKVKAAAEKKKKREEAQFWTQVHSKDHVVDLTLRRPSFTSQERASVDSTTETASRSPLWNSHSTFTTPIHPSH, from the exons ATGTGCTTTCTTACTCCATTCAATCTTCTTCTGGTGTCAAAGATGCAGGTTGTTAGTGGTGGACAATCACTTTGGATATACACTCTGATATTCACTTCTCTACAACTCTGGG GAAGACTTTCAGCCTCCACTTCCCCTCCCAATCTTCCCATACCTAAACTAGACGTCCATTCGAGGTCAGAGGGCTCAGTGGTTCTGGTCTGCCGGGCCCCAGGGGGCCAGCGAGGGCTTCAGTTCATGTTGTACCGAGACACAACAagg GAGCCGCAGTCTGGTGCTCGGGAGGTTCAGTTCACTGTGACGGTGAAGGATTCAGTCCAACGCTTGTGCTGTCTGTACAAAGGCCAGGATGGTCGTTACAGCGCGTTCAGTCCCTATTTGTGGCTGGAGTCCACAAGAG ATACTGCCCCCACTCGCTCCatgccctctctccctcctccagtCCTGTCCGTCAATCCCTCTACCGGTGTGGTAAAACCTGGGGACATGCTGTCCTTCAGCTGCTCACTCCCTCTCCTGTCCCAGGCTCAGCCCCAGTCCAGCCATAACAACAACCCAGTGACCTTCCTTTTGCTGAGGGCCGCTGAGCGAACAGGGCCGACATCTGTTATCCTCCAGCCTCCGGCCAGTCAGGTATCGAACCCTGAACCCCAGCCAGGAGTCTTCTCCGTGGGACCAGTGAGGAAGGGAGAGGAGGGCGAGTACACCTGTCTCTACCAGATCACCAAGGAAACGGGATTGGTTAATTCAACCGTCAGCAACACGGTTCAAATCACTATTTCAG ATGGGTTGCCAGTTCCCACCCTTGTCCTCCAGCAGGAGACGGACGTGTGGCACTTGCTCTGCACGGGGTCTCCCGCGTACCCCGGCGCCATGTTCTCCCTCTACCTGGCTGATCATGAACATCCTGTTACCACTCACCACGCCACCATGATCAACCATCAGATCTCCTTCCCAGTGCCTGTCCAGGACACTCCAGTGGCGTTGTACCAGTGCCAGTATGATGTCCTACTGGGAGAGAAATGGAGCCACTCTGAGCGCAGCCTCCCTTTGGCTGTAACCAATG GaactcctcctccatcatcaaCAG ATCTGTCCGATGTGGACTGGCCTCTCGTACTGGGCTCTTTCTCAGCCGTGGTGTTGTTCCTTTGTTCAGTGGCCCTCGTGGTTGTTGTGGCACACAGGAAAG TAAAAGCAGCAgctgagaaaaagaagaaaag GGAGGAAGCACAGTTCTGGACTCAAGTTCATTCTAAGGACCATGTTGTTG ACCTTACACTCAGACGTCCAAGCTTCACATCTCAG
- the LOC141764826 gene encoding uncharacterized protein LOC141764826 isoform X2, producing the protein MCFLTPFNLLLVSKMQVVSGGQSLWIYTLIFTSLQLWGRLSASTSPPNLPIPKLDVHSRSEGSVVLVCRAPGGQRGLQFMLYRDTTRVDSQEPQSGAREVQFTVTVKDSVQRLCCLYKGQDGRYSAFSPYLWLESTRDTAPTRSMPSLPPPVLSVNPSTGVVKPGDMLSFSCSLPLLSQAQPQSSHNNNPVTFLLLRAAERTGPTSVILQPPASQVSNPEPQPGVFSVGPVRKGEEGEYTCLYQITKETGLVNSTVSNTVQITISDGLPVPTLVLQQETDVWHLLCTGSPAYPGAMFSLYLADHEHPVTTHHATMINHQISFPVPVQDTPVALYQCQYDVLLGEKWSHSERSLPLAVTNGTPPPSSTDLSDVDWPLVLGSFSAVVLFLCSVALVVVVAHRKVKAAAEKKKKREEAQFWTQVHSKDHVVDLTLRRPSFTSQERASVDSTTETASRSPLWNSHSTFTTPIHPSH; encoded by the exons ATGTGCTTTCTTACTCCATTCAATCTTCTTCTGGTGTCAAAGATGCAGGTTGTTAGTGGTGGACAATCACTTTGGATATACACTCTGATATTCACTTCTCTACAACTCTGGG GAAGACTTTCAGCCTCCACTTCCCCTCCCAATCTTCCCATACCTAAACTAGACGTCCATTCGAGGTCAGAGGGCTCAGTGGTTCTGGTCTGCCGGGCCCCAGGGGGCCAGCGAGGGCTTCAGTTCATGTTGTACCGAGACACAACAagg GTTGACTCTCAGGAGCCGCAGTCTGGTGCTCGGGAGGTTCAGTTCACTGTGACGGTGAAGGATTCAGTCCAACGCTTGTGCTGTCTGTACAAAGGCCAGGATGGTCGTTACAGCGCGTTCAGTCCCTATTTGTGGCTGGAGTCCACAAGAG ATACTGCCCCCACTCGCTCCatgccctctctccctcctccagtCCTGTCCGTCAATCCCTCTACCGGTGTGGTAAAACCTGGGGACATGCTGTCCTTCAGCTGCTCACTCCCTCTCCTGTCCCAGGCTCAGCCCCAGTCCAGCCATAACAACAACCCAGTGACCTTCCTTTTGCTGAGGGCCGCTGAGCGAACAGGGCCGACATCTGTTATCCTCCAGCCTCCGGCCAGTCAGGTATCGAACCCTGAACCCCAGCCAGGAGTCTTCTCCGTGGGACCAGTGAGGAAGGGAGAGGAGGGCGAGTACACCTGTCTCTACCAGATCACCAAGGAAACGGGATTGGTTAATTCAACCGTCAGCAACACGGTTCAAATCACTATTTCAG ATGGGTTGCCAGTTCCCACCCTTGTCCTCCAGCAGGAGACGGACGTGTGGCACTTGCTCTGCACGGGGTCTCCCGCGTACCCCGGCGCCATGTTCTCCCTCTACCTGGCTGATCATGAACATCCTGTTACCACTCACCACGCCACCATGATCAACCATCAGATCTCCTTCCCAGTGCCTGTCCAGGACACTCCAGTGGCGTTGTACCAGTGCCAGTATGATGTCCTACTGGGAGAGAAATGGAGCCACTCTGAGCGCAGCCTCCCTTTGGCTGTAACCAATG GaactcctcctccatcatcaaCAG ATCTGTCCGATGTGGACTGGCCTCTCGTACTGGGCTCTTTCTCAGCCGTGGTGTTGTTCCTTTGTTCAGTGGCCCTCGTGGTTGTTGTGGCACACAGGAAAG TAAAAGCAGCAgctgagaaaaagaagaaaag GGAGGAAGCACAGTTCTGGACTCAAGTTCATTCTAAGGACCATGTTGTTG ACCTTACACTCAGACGTCCAAGCTTCACATCTCAG